A DNA window from Daucus carota subsp. sativus chromosome 3, DH1 v3.0, whole genome shotgun sequence contains the following coding sequences:
- the LOC108212294 gene encoding uncharacterized protein LOC108212294, which produces MEFVSALAAGRQAKLIVEITTQGVTPLTLALAVAATQTRGHLICIVPHDKTKNTISNHLKQHMDLEKVARIVIGDPCEVIKQYKNIDFAVIDGKYEDHLRLFEIIDMKQKGSVVVVNSKVCRKSFGEVVKGKRGSVESVVSFPFGEGMELTRMGSSNSCGGRSCRSGKSRRFYVVDE; this is translated from the coding sequence ATGGAATTCGTATCAGCATTAGCAGCAGGAAGGCAAGCAAAACTAATAGTAGAAATCACTACACAAGGCGTCACACCACTTACACTCGCACTCGCGGTGGCCGCAACACAAACACGAGGCCATCTCATCTGCATAGTCCCTCATGACAAGACCAAAAACACAATCTCTAATCACCTTAAACAACATATGGATCTGGAAAAGGTGGCGAGGATCGTGATCGGAGATCCATGCGAAGTGATTAAGCAGTACAAGAACATCGACTTTGCTGTTATAGATGGTAAATATGAAGATCATCTGAGATTGTTTGAGATTATAGACATGAAGCAGAAAGGGTCAGTTGTGGTAGTTAATAGTAAAGTTTGTAGAAAATCATTTGGAGAAGTTGTTAAGGGGAAGAGAGGATCAGTTGAATCTGTGGTGAGTTTTCCGTTTGGTGAAGGCATGGAGCTGACGAGGATGGGATCGTCTAATTCTTGCGGGGGGAGATCATGTAGATCTGGAAAATCAAGAAGGTTTTATGTAGTAGACGAATAA